A DNA window from Primulina tabacum isolate GXHZ01 chromosome 12, ASM2559414v2, whole genome shotgun sequence contains the following coding sequences:
- the LOC142521274 gene encoding uncharacterized protein LOC142521274, with product MAPTPTIFNNNNVQIHSDESEAAPTFRPPSSARRNIIPSFATFSSTTSTTPCTSPPHFKGIPFSWEKIPGIPKYQESHKSSKSTRSLLPLPPAGNSVSAAAATKKDPFLVALMECSKDDHGTDLGHFWKGSSKNFITRTLSDRFGFISMYGSCKRGCAVSESVVYLPRSARSST from the coding sequence ATGGCTCCGACTCCTACAATATTCAACAATAACAACGTCCAAATCCACTCCGACGAATCCGAAGCCGCCCCGACATTCCGGCCGCCGTCGTCTGCTCGCCGGAACATTATTCCTTCATTCGCAACATTTAGCAGCACCACTAGCACTACTCCATGTACTAGCCCTCCCCATTTCAAAGGAATCCCATTTTCTTGGGAGAAGATCCCCGGAATCCCCAAGTACCAAGAATCCCACAAGAGTTCGAAATCGACAAGGAGCCTCCTCCCTCTCCCTCCGGCCgggaactccgtctccgccgccgCCGCCACGAAGAAAGATCCATTTCTCGTGGCTCTAATGGAATGTTCCAAGGATGATCATGGCACAGATTTGGGCCATTTCTGGAAGGGTAGCTCCAAGAATTTCATTACAAGGACTCTGAGCGACAGGTTTGGATTCATAAGCATGTATGGCTCTTGCAAGAGAGGCTGCGCCGTGTCGGAATCCGTTGTTTATCTGCCCAGATCAGCACGATCCAGTACTTGA